The following are encoded together in the Mesoterricola sediminis genome:
- a CDS encoding ATP-dependent Clp protease ATP-binding subunit, with protein MFEKFTEKARRVMFFARYEASQFGSESIQSGHLLLGLLREAEKTSIQLLDRMGVQTNLLRERLISALSPRDKRLTPSSTSIDIPMEEEVKRILQHATQESAKLNHKHVGAEHLLLGMLKEEQGLAGRLLKEAGADLIAAKEILLEATKEEKIAKKKKEHPLLAEFARNLSELAERGIFDNLIGRETEVERIIQILSRRRKNNPILLGEAGVGKTAIVEGLAQKIYEGLVPPSLQDKRIYALDLSLVVAGTKYRGQFEERLKSIIAEASKDPSVVLFIDEIHSIIGTGAAEGSLDAANILKPALSRGEIQCIGATTHKEFAKYIDKDRSLVRRFQPVNVAPPDEGESLRVLEGIRSRYELFHRVRYSQATLQAAVALSNRYITDRYLPDKAIDLLDEAGARVKLRTGGVVGEAHKTEEELHRVITEMNEAVLNRDFERAVLLRQKEVQLREQLTGGGQGEPTEEDYERFAEVTEADIEDVVASWTGIPVRALKNEEKANLANMEGHINERVIGQEAAVSAVSRAVRRARTGLKNPNRPMGSFLFLGPTGVGKTELAKTLAGFLFGDPKKMIRFDMSEFMEKHEVSKLLGAPPGYVGYEEGGLLTDRIRRNPYCVILFDEMEKAHPDLMNVLLQIFDDGQATDAFGNQVDFKNTIIIMTSNVGSRELLPDKNLGFGEKDDRPDAKAGDALKVLKRTFPPEFLNRIDEIVVFNRLGDEELRKIVRLLIADLNLTLQKHRLEVTLTDEACDWLVRTTVRDRAYGARPLRRAIQKQVEDPLAELMVAQETVPAGVVHFDVVDEKLVPLFTESSAPAEAQPAEVQG; from the coding sequence GTGTTCGAGAAGTTCACAGAAAAAGCCCGCCGCGTGATGTTCTTCGCCCGCTACGAGGCGAGCCAGTTCGGATCCGAAAGCATCCAGAGCGGCCACCTCCTCCTGGGCCTGCTCCGGGAGGCCGAGAAGACTTCCATCCAGCTGCTGGATCGGATGGGAGTCCAGACCAACCTCCTGCGGGAGCGTCTCATCTCGGCGCTGAGCCCCCGGGACAAGCGCCTCACCCCGTCCTCCACGAGCATCGACATCCCCATGGAGGAGGAGGTCAAGCGGATCCTCCAGCACGCGACGCAGGAGAGCGCGAAGCTCAACCACAAGCACGTGGGGGCCGAGCACCTGCTGCTGGGCATGCTCAAGGAGGAGCAGGGCCTGGCGGGGCGCCTCCTGAAGGAGGCCGGAGCCGACCTCATCGCGGCCAAGGAGATCCTCCTGGAGGCCACGAAGGAGGAGAAGATCGCCAAGAAGAAGAAGGAGCACCCGCTCCTGGCGGAGTTCGCCCGGAACCTCTCCGAGCTCGCCGAACGGGGCATCTTCGACAACCTCATCGGCCGCGAGACCGAGGTCGAGCGGATCATCCAGATCCTCAGCCGCCGCCGGAAGAACAACCCCATCCTCCTCGGCGAGGCCGGCGTGGGCAAGACGGCCATCGTGGAGGGCCTGGCCCAGAAGATCTACGAGGGGCTCGTGCCCCCGAGCCTGCAGGACAAGCGGATCTACGCCCTGGACCTCAGCCTGGTGGTGGCCGGGACGAAGTACCGCGGCCAGTTCGAGGAGCGGCTCAAGTCGATCATCGCGGAGGCCTCCAAGGATCCCAGCGTGGTCCTCTTCATCGACGAGATCCACAGCATCATCGGCACCGGGGCGGCGGAAGGCAGCCTCGACGCCGCGAACATCCTGAAGCCGGCCCTCTCCCGCGGCGAGATCCAGTGCATCGGCGCGACGACCCACAAGGAGTTCGCCAAGTACATCGACAAGGACCGGAGCCTGGTGCGCCGCTTCCAGCCCGTGAACGTGGCCCCGCCCGACGAGGGCGAGAGCCTGCGGGTGCTGGAGGGCATCCGGAGCCGCTATGAGCTGTTCCACCGGGTCCGGTACAGCCAGGCCACGCTCCAGGCGGCCGTCGCCCTTTCCAACCGCTACATCACCGACCGCTACCTGCCCGACAAGGCCATCGACCTCCTCGACGAGGCCGGCGCCCGGGTCAAGCTCCGCACCGGCGGGGTGGTGGGCGAGGCCCACAAGACCGAGGAGGAGCTCCACCGGGTCATCACGGAGATGAACGAGGCCGTGCTGAACCGGGACTTCGAGCGGGCCGTCCTGCTGCGCCAGAAGGAGGTCCAGCTGCGGGAGCAGCTCACCGGCGGCGGGCAGGGGGAGCCCACCGAGGAGGACTACGAGCGGTTCGCCGAAGTGACCGAGGCGGACATCGAGGACGTGGTCGCCTCCTGGACGGGCATTCCCGTCCGGGCCCTCAAGAACGAGGAAAAGGCCAACCTGGCCAACATGGAAGGGCACATCAACGAGCGCGTGATTGGCCAGGAAGCCGCCGTCAGCGCCGTGAGCCGGGCCGTTCGCCGCGCCCGGACCGGGCTCAAGAACCCCAACCGTCCCATGGGCTCCTTCCTCTTCCTCGGCCCCACGGGCGTGGGCAAGACGGAGCTGGCCAAGACGCTGGCCGGCTTCCTGTTCGGCGACCCCAAGAAGATGATCCGCTTCGACATGTCCGAGTTCATGGAGAAGCACGAGGTCTCCAAGCTCCTCGGGGCCCCTCCGGGGTACGTGGGCTACGAGGAGGGCGGCCTGCTGACCGACCGCATCCGCCGCAACCCCTACTGCGTCATCCTCTTCGACGAGATGGAAAAGGCCCACCCGGACCTCATGAACGTGCTGCTCCAGATCTTCGACGACGGGCAGGCCACGGACGCTTTCGGGAACCAAGTTGATTTCAAGAACACCATTATCATCATGACCTCCAATGTGGGCAGCCGGGAGCTCCTCCCGGACAAGAACCTCGGATTCGGGGAAAAGGATGACCGGCCAGATGCCAAGGCCGGCGACGCCCTCAAGGTGCTCAAGCGCACCTTCCCCCCCGAGTTCCTGAACCGCATCGACGAGATCGTGGTGTTCAACCGCCTGGGCGACGAGGAGCTCCGCAAGATCGTCCGCCTCCTCATCGCCGACCTCAACCTCACCCTGCAGAAGCACCGCCTGGAGGTCACCCTCACCGACGAGGCCTGCGACTGGCTGGTCCGGACCACGGTGCGGGACCGGGCCTACGGGGCCCGCCCCCTCCGGCGCGCCATCCAGAAGCAGGTGGAGGATCCCCTGGCCGAGCTCATGGTCGCCCAGGAGACCGTGCCCGCCGGGGTCGTCCATTTCGATGTGGTTGATGAGAAACTAGTCCCATTGTTCACTGAATCCTCGGCCCCGGCCGAAGCCCAGCCCGCGGAGGTCCAGGGATGA
- a CDS encoding BamA/OMP85 family outer membrane protein, whose amino-acid sequence MSLSKTAPSPTPGRPLWGRVLPTLAMALAFQGLPGFAQDSEVITHIEVVGSQKQTPETIIFKTGLKVGDDLRTVDLTAVLEKLWATNAFDDIKFLAEDEGDGKKLTIQVRERPLIKEVDYRGGTEVGLTSVKDKIKEKKLAINPDTLYDPEAARKIKDLIVDQCAEKGYRNPVIDVSLEPMSQTTSRLVFDIKEGGKVRIYRVSFRGNKAISSAKLAKVMEKTRRHWMFSWLTSHDLLVEKNLEDDLQNIRKAYWRMGYKDVFVGKPTIVVEDKTTARQKIKNEKRIKEAKSPKYDLRAELTIPILEGESFSQGTFKVEGNNEVFKGEGGERLYRAKIAEARRDNHSWLAKLLSIKPDLGDPKPGEKRPFDLDSLNTGVDKIREAYSNLGYIMFRAEKKLDVREEDGVKKVDVTLKVDEGEMYTVRHINFEGNTTTKDKVLRRAMILKEGDPFQTEVFKDSFTGLGQLGFFDVKASEPKVDLVPDKTQVDITIKGEESGVNEVLFQGGYGSVLGFSLGLSFSTRNLGGGGETLSVSYNGGKYQRIASISFTEPYIFDLPYSLTTSISDGTTDYDASRVGAAYAYKQKTRALGVSMGTRLATFIPGKTWAWFTTYQVGYAFRILQVIGGRNYYFRDTSQQLTSTISNSITYSTVNHPFKPTAGTKIGFGLEYGGWQFGGDRPFVRTSIEFAKWANLDDRHIFGFNANYGYLRNLSGTDMAIWELYRPGGENTIRGYNFGQVGTAFRDNTSQWVVVGGNKQLILNAEYQFKIADQFRIVAFYDAGNAWAEGRRVFSESLRRSTGLEFRFFLPISPAPLRLIWARKLNPYDFDAEGRTQFQFSIGTTF is encoded by the coding sequence ATGAGCCTGAGCAAGACCGCCCCGAGCCCGACCCCCGGACGCCCCCTCTGGGGCCGGGTTCTGCCAACCCTGGCCATGGCCCTGGCGTTCCAGGGCCTGCCCGGATTCGCCCAGGATTCCGAGGTCATCACCCACATCGAGGTGGTCGGATCGCAGAAGCAGACGCCGGAGACCATCATCTTCAAGACCGGCCTGAAGGTGGGCGACGACCTGCGGACGGTGGACCTCACGGCCGTCCTTGAGAAGCTCTGGGCCACCAATGCCTTCGACGACATCAAGTTCCTGGCCGAGGACGAGGGCGACGGCAAGAAGCTCACGATCCAGGTCCGGGAGCGGCCCCTCATCAAGGAAGTCGACTACCGGGGCGGGACGGAGGTGGGCCTCACCTCGGTCAAGGACAAGATCAAGGAGAAGAAGCTCGCGATCAACCCGGACACCCTCTACGATCCCGAGGCCGCCCGGAAGATCAAGGACCTGATCGTCGACCAGTGCGCCGAGAAGGGCTACCGCAATCCCGTGATCGACGTGTCCCTTGAGCCCATGAGCCAGACCACGAGCCGCCTCGTGTTCGACATCAAGGAGGGCGGGAAGGTCCGCATCTACCGCGTCTCCTTCCGCGGGAACAAGGCCATCTCCAGCGCGAAGCTGGCCAAGGTCATGGAGAAGACCCGGCGGCACTGGATGTTCAGCTGGCTGACCTCCCACGACCTGCTCGTGGAGAAGAACCTCGAGGACGACCTGCAGAACATCCGCAAGGCCTACTGGCGGATGGGCTACAAGGACGTCTTCGTCGGCAAGCCCACCATCGTGGTGGAGGACAAGACCACGGCGCGGCAGAAGATCAAGAACGAGAAGCGCATCAAGGAGGCCAAGTCGCCCAAGTACGACCTCCGGGCCGAGCTCACCATCCCCATCCTCGAGGGCGAGAGCTTCTCCCAGGGCACCTTCAAGGTGGAGGGGAACAACGAGGTCTTCAAGGGCGAGGGCGGCGAGCGGCTCTACCGCGCCAAGATCGCCGAGGCGCGGCGGGACAACCACTCCTGGCTGGCCAAGCTCCTCAGCATCAAGCCCGACCTCGGGGACCCCAAGCCCGGCGAGAAGCGCCCCTTCGACCTGGACTCCCTCAACACCGGCGTCGACAAGATCCGCGAGGCCTACAGCAACCTCGGCTACATCATGTTCCGGGCCGAGAAGAAGCTGGACGTCCGCGAGGAGGACGGCGTCAAGAAGGTGGACGTCACCCTCAAGGTCGACGAGGGCGAGATGTACACCGTCCGCCACATCAACTTCGAGGGCAACACCACGACCAAGGACAAGGTGCTTCGCCGCGCCATGATCCTCAAGGAGGGCGACCCCTTCCAGACCGAGGTGTTCAAGGACTCCTTCACCGGCCTCGGCCAGCTGGGCTTCTTCGACGTGAAGGCCAGCGAGCCCAAGGTGGACCTCGTGCCCGACAAGACCCAGGTCGACATCACGATCAAGGGCGAGGAGTCCGGCGTCAACGAGGTGCTGTTCCAGGGCGGCTACGGGTCGGTGCTCGGCTTCTCCCTGGGCCTGAGCTTCTCCACCCGCAACCTGGGCGGCGGCGGCGAGACCCTCTCCGTCAGCTACAACGGCGGCAAGTACCAGCGGATCGCCTCGATCTCCTTCACTGAACCCTACATCTTCGACCTGCCCTACTCGCTCACCACGAGCATCTCGGACGGCACCACCGACTACGATGCCTCCCGGGTCGGCGCGGCCTACGCCTACAAGCAGAAGACCCGCGCCCTGGGCGTTTCCATGGGCACCCGCCTGGCCACCTTCATCCCCGGGAAGACCTGGGCCTGGTTCACCACGTACCAGGTCGGCTACGCCTTCCGGATCCTCCAGGTGATCGGCGGCCGCAACTACTACTTCCGCGACACCAGCCAGCAGCTGACCTCCACGATCAGCAACTCCATCACCTACAGCACGGTGAACCACCCCTTCAAGCCCACCGCGGGCACGAAGATCGGCTTCGGCCTGGAGTACGGCGGCTGGCAGTTCGGCGGCGACCGGCCCTTCGTCCGGACTTCCATCGAGTTCGCCAAGTGGGCCAACCTGGATGACCGCCACATCTTTGGCTTCAACGCCAACTACGGGTATCTCCGCAACTTGTCCGGCACCGACATGGCCATCTGGGAGCTCTACCGGCCGGGCGGTGAGAACACCATCCGCGGCTACAACTTCGGCCAGGTGGGCACCGCCTTCCGCGACAACACGAGCCAGTGGGTGGTGGTCGGCGGCAACAAGCAGCTGATCCTGAACGCCGAGTACCAGTTCAAGATCGCCGACCAGTTCCGCATTGTCGCCTTCTACGACGCCGGCAACGCCTGGGCCGAGGGCAGGCGGGTCTTCTCCGAATCCCTGCGCCGCAGCACGGGCCTGGAGTTCCGCTTCTTCCTTCCCATCAGCCCCGCGCCGCTGCGCCTGATCTGGGCCCGCAAGCTGAATCCCTA